A genomic region of Oceaniferula marina contains the following coding sequences:
- a CDS encoding ArsR/SmtB family transcription factor, which yields MQLEQVAKAFKELGHPTRLAIFKRVVKAGRQGMPVGEIQQQLQVPGSTLSHHIAGLVSATLVSQRREGRTLYCVAAYDQLESVIHYLQDECCSDEPTTTEAP from the coding sequence ATGCAGCTGGAACAAGTAGCCAAAGCCTTCAAGGAACTCGGACATCCTACCCGTCTGGCGATATTCAAGCGGGTGGTCAAAGCCGGGCGACAAGGCATGCCGGTAGGAGAAATCCAGCAGCAATTACAAGTTCCTGGATCAACGCTGTCGCATCACATTGCCGGACTGGTATCGGCAACCCTCGTCTCCCAACGACGTGAAGGCCGAACCTTGTATTGTGTCGCGGCCTACGATCAGCTTGAATCGGTCATCCACTACCTGCAGGACGAATGCTGCAGCGACGAGCCCACAACCACTGAAGCACCATGA
- a CDS encoding low molecular weight protein-tyrosine-phosphatase, producing MTPPPYRVLFVCMGNICRSPAGENIFRHQVQQAGLEDSILIDSAGTIDYHVGHQPDRRMCQTLKSRGIASEGSARHFTAQDFIDFDLILTMDEENYHNVTKLDPEGKFRDKVKRFTSFCRQEEHRIKEVPDPYYGGNEGFEFVADILEDGSRALLEYVRNQG from the coding sequence ATGACACCACCACCCTATCGCGTTCTCTTTGTCTGTATGGGAAATATTTGCCGATCCCCTGCTGGTGAGAATATTTTTCGCCACCAAGTTCAGCAGGCCGGTCTGGAGGACTCCATCCTGATCGACTCGGCGGGAACCATTGATTATCATGTTGGCCATCAACCGGACCGTCGTATGTGTCAGACATTGAAAAGCCGGGGGATCGCCAGCGAGGGATCAGCCCGACACTTCACCGCTCAGGATTTCATCGATTTCGATCTCATTCTGACAATGGACGAAGAGAACTATCACAACGTCACCAAACTTGACCCGGAAGGCAAGTTTCGAGACAAGGTCAAGCGCTTCACCTCATTCTGCCGGCAGGAAGAACACCGCATCAAAGAAGTCCCGGACCCCTATTATGGAGGAAACGAGGGCTTTGAATTTGTTGCTGACATCCTTGAAGATGGCAGCCGAGCCCTGCTCGAATACGTCCGGAATCAGGGATAG